One window of the Novosphingobium sp. KACC 22771 genome contains the following:
- a CDS encoding SDR family NAD(P)-dependent oxidoreductase, with the protein MDLQLNNKIALVTGSTAGIGHAIAQSLVKEGAEVIVNGRSQSAVDGVVAELDALGEGKVSGFAGDLGTAQAAADLLERFPKVDILVNNLGIFEPKGFEDIPDADWMRFFDINVLSGVRLSREYLPGMRAQNWGRILFISSESGLQIPAEMVHYGVTKAAQIAAARGIAESVAGTGITVNSVLPGPTRSRGVGDFVDALAQADGKSAAQVEAEFFEHVRPTSLIKRFTSPDEIAAMVTYLASPLASATHGAAIRADGGVVKSAY; encoded by the coding sequence ATGGATCTGCAACTCAACAACAAGATCGCGCTCGTCACCGGCAGCACTGCGGGGATCGGCCATGCCATCGCTCAATCACTGGTGAAGGAAGGCGCCGAGGTCATCGTCAATGGCCGCAGCCAATCCGCCGTCGATGGCGTGGTGGCGGAATTGGACGCGCTGGGCGAAGGCAAAGTCTCCGGTTTCGCCGGGGACCTAGGCACGGCGCAGGCGGCAGCCGATTTGCTCGAACGCTTCCCCAAAGTCGACATTCTGGTCAACAACCTCGGCATTTTCGAACCCAAGGGTTTCGAGGACATTCCCGATGCCGACTGGATGCGCTTCTTCGATATCAACGTGCTGTCGGGCGTGCGCCTTTCGCGTGAATATCTTCCCGGCATGCGCGCGCAGAACTGGGGCCGCATCCTGTTCATCTCCAGCGAGAGCGGGCTGCAAATCCCCGCCGAGATGGTGCATTATGGCGTTACCAAGGCCGCGCAGATCGCCGCCGCGCGCGGCATCGCCGAAAGCGTGGCGGGCACCGGCATCACGGTGAATTCGGTGCTGCCCGGGCCAACGCGGTCACGCGGCGTGGGCGATTTCGTCGACGCGCTGGCGCAGGCCGATGGCAAGAGCGCGGCACAGGTCGAGGCCGAGTTCTTCGAACATGTCCGCCCCACCTCGCTGATCAAGCGCTTCACCAGCCCCGACGAGATCGCCGCCATGGTGACCTATCTCGCCAGCCCGCTCGCCTCGGCCACGCATGGCGCCGCGATCCGTGCTGATGGCGGGGTGGTCAAGAGCGCCTACTGA